In the Anastrepha obliqua isolate idAnaObli1 chromosome 1, idAnaObli1_1.0, whole genome shotgun sequence genome, one interval contains:
- the LOC129235823 gene encoding uncharacterized protein LOC129235823, with protein sequence MQIESVKLSGVYDETLNVMLEQRTTPRNQLHPSERQSIRFESIASQQEAHNTMDANATHIYTDGSKLETGACGSAFVVHKQDDDWTSRKFKLHDTCTVFQAEALAIDTALKWAQNELKTEKLVIYSDSRSCLEAIQNRSNPNPLIASIHQHLYLLRQRHRIDFYWVKSHIGIEGNERADEQAKEAANQGVDPVYTAFPLSYAIRQIRSQIFESWQQEYADDTNGSITKIFFPILEDAQLYRQLFGISFELTQLFTGHGFNKAYLKRFKIIDEDWRPCDQLTVQSMHHLLHDCPRFHSARQRHETFCAQYDIPAFNIKQISKYPSLITSFNEFVKKIIDNLKNFNASNIPT encoded by the coding sequence ATGCAAATCGAAAGTGTCAAATTATCCGGAGTATATGATGAAACACTAAACGTCATGCTTGAACAACGCACTACACCAAGAAATCAACTACATCCTTCCGAGCGTCAGTCTATACGTTTTGAAAGCATAGCATCACAACAGGAAGCTCACAATACTATGGATGCAAATGCGACCCACATCTATACCGATGGAAGCAAGTTAGAAACAGGCGCTTGTGGATCAGCTTTTGTCGTTCATAAACAAGATGACGACTGGACGTcacgtaaatttaaattacatgaCACATGCACTGTCTTCCAGGCTGAAGCTCTAGCAATTGACACTGCACTGAAATGGGCTCAGAATGAATTGAAAACTGAAAAGCTAGTCATATATAGCGACAGTCGCTCTTGTTTGGAAGCTATCCAAAATCGGAGCAACCCCAATCCTTTAATTGCATCAATTCATCAGCACCTGTACCTTCTTCGCCAGCGACACAGAATTGACTTTTACTGGGTCAAATCGCACATCGGTATTGAAGGAAACGAGCGTGCAGATGAACAGGCAAAAGAAGCAGCAAATCAAGGAGTCGATCCAGTATATACTGCATTTCCCTTAAGCTATGCTATACGGCAAATACGTTCTCAAATATTCGAGTCATGGCAGCAGGAGTATGCCGACGATACCAATGGCTCCATTACAAAGATTTTCTTTCCAATTCTTGAAGATGCGCAACTATACCGACAACTCTTTGGGATATCATTTGAATTGACACAGCTCTTTACTGGCCATGGTTTCAACAAGGCATACTTAAAGCGATTCAAAATCATTGACGAAGACTGGCGCCCGTGTGACCAACTCACTGTGCAGAGTATGCATCATCTTTTGCACGACTGCCCACGCTTTCACAGTGCACGACAGAGACACGAAACATTCTGTGCACAATATGATATTCCAGCATtcaacataaaacaaatttcaaaatatcctaGTTTGATAACATCATTTaatgaatttgtcaaaaaaataattgataatttaaaaaacttcaatgcTTCAAACATTCCTACCTAA